A section of the Polynucleobacter sp. AP-Sving-400A-A2 genome encodes:
- a CDS encoding barstar family protein, which translates to MNNRSENGTTVGFDEHSRAESWDSNDRLETESSAANIYAEGGLSRLQTYAANQVSGKKVTASWRAALAVRDAGPPAMLRSVRPNIVQSIRAFRTADLQEAATELGQHFIYANCANAMTKGEVLEAIAIAYTFTKQQAKNFDPLLDSLTTTVDKSGPQPGFVVVLEGLPCTQKFDKEARETLLDVFRDAVDFWSERRTPYRVFYSFA; encoded by the coding sequence ATGAATAATCGCTCTGAAAACGGCACTACAGTAGGCTTTGACGAACACAGTCGGGCTGAAAGTTGGGATAGTAACGATCGACTCGAAACCGAGTCATCCGCTGCCAATATCTATGCTGAGGGCGGTTTATCTCGTCTACAAACCTATGCAGCAAATCAAGTTTCGGGGAAAAAAGTGACAGCTTCTTGGCGTGCCGCTTTGGCCGTTCGCGATGCCGGACCGCCGGCAATGTTGCGCAGTGTGCGCCCTAATATCGTGCAATCTATTCGTGCTTTCCGTACTGCTGACCTTCAGGAGGCTGCTACTGAACTTGGCCAGCATTTCATTTACGCTAACTGTGCAAATGCGATGACTAAAGGTGAAGTGCTGGAGGCGATTGCCATTGCTTACACATTTACTAAGCAACAAGCGAAGAATTTCGATCCTTTATTAGATTCTTTGACGACAACTGTTGATAAGTCTGGCCCTCAGCCAGGTTTTGTAGTGGTGCTCGAAGGTTTGCCTTGTACTCAGAAATTTGACAAAGAGGCTCGTGAGACTCTGCTAGATGTATTCCGTGATGCTGTGGACTTTTGGTCTGAGCGCCGCACACCGTATCGCGTGTTCTACTCTTTTGCTTAA
- a CDS encoding 16S rRNA (uracil(1498)-N(3))-methyltransferase, producing MPQFYLPGPWENQKPNTLTPELAHHLRVRRIQVGEFFPIFDGNGQVAQAKLISLSNKSGEVELSDICQDTHRESPYAITLAQGLAGGDKMDWVVEKAIETGAQLIAPLQCERSVIKLTRSSDAERAQKRLLHWEGIVQAACEQCDRTVLATVEPIQDFASYIQKPQKAKLKLLLSPDTDKSLYSVLVDNPPQDVILMIGPEGGHSPEEEAQAQAAGYQLVSLGGRVLRTETAGIVAITAVHSIWDPEMQNRLK from the coding sequence ATGCCTCAATTTTATCTTCCCGGCCCATGGGAAAACCAAAAGCCAAATACCCTCACCCCTGAACTCGCACATCACTTGCGCGTGCGCCGCATTCAAGTCGGTGAATTTTTCCCCATCTTTGATGGAAATGGCCAAGTTGCCCAAGCCAAACTGATCTCACTGAGTAACAAATCGGGGGAAGTTGAGTTGAGTGATATTTGCCAAGATACTCATCGTGAGAGCCCTTATGCCATTACCCTGGCCCAAGGTCTCGCTGGGGGAGACAAGATGGACTGGGTGGTTGAAAAGGCTATAGAGACTGGGGCTCAGCTTATTGCCCCATTACAGTGTGAGCGCTCAGTGATTAAATTAACCCGCTCTAGTGATGCTGAGCGAGCCCAAAAACGCCTTCTCCACTGGGAGGGAATTGTTCAGGCAGCCTGCGAGCAATGCGACAGAACCGTGCTAGCCACAGTTGAGCCCATACAAGATTTTGCAAGTTACATACAGAAGCCACAAAAAGCCAAACTTAAACTACTTTTAAGCCCAGATACTGATAAAAGCTTATATTCTGTTTTAGTGGATAACCCACCGCAGGATGTCATTTTGATGATTGGGCCCGAAGGTGGGCACTCCCCAGAAGAGGAAGCGCAAGCGCAAGCGGCGGGTTATCAACTAGTTTCTCTGGGTGGTCGAGTATTGCGCACTGAAACTGCTGGAATTGTGGCAATCACTGCTGTTCATAGTATTTGGGACCCAGAAATGCAAAATCGCCTCAAATAG
- the tkt gene encoding transketolase yields the protein MSNLQIRMANAIRALSMDAVQQANSGHPGMPMGMADIAVGLWNEHLQHNPTDPHWMNRDRFVLSNGHGSMLLYSLLHLTGYDLPIGELKNFRQLHSKTAGHPEYGITPGVETTTGPLGQGISNAVGMALAEKLLAAEFNRPGHDIVDHYTYVFLGDGCLMEGISHEVCSLAGTLKLNKLIALWDDNGISIDGKVVSWFNEDTPKRFEAYGWNVLRALDGHDAEAVSSAIAQAKKSDKPTLICCKTAIGQGSPNMAGSDKVHGSPLGAAEIAATRVALNWPYAPFEIPNDIYEAWDFKKRGQAAEHEWNKEFQAYKNKYPELASELQRRMQGDLSKDFSKTLDAYLKTCETKAETIATRKASQNAIEALAPELPEFMGGSADLTGSNLTNWSSCKPVRGDQWGNHINYGVREFGMSAIMNGIALHGGYIPFGGTFLTFSDYSRNALRMAALMKLRSIFVFTHDSIGLGEDGPTHQSVEHVASLRLIPNLMVWRPCDTSESAVAWGAAIERKHGPSALIFSRQNCPFVSRNSQQVKEIARGGYVLRDPKKLKIKAVIIATGSEIALALQTAERLEGEGFGIRVVSIPSTTVFDQQDAAYKATVLPADIPRIAVEAGVSDFWWKYGCAAVHGVDTFGESAPAPVLYEYFGLTVDQIAKTVKQCIAKK from the coding sequence ATGTCAAACCTTCAAATTCGTATGGCAAATGCCATTCGCGCTTTATCCATGGATGCAGTACAACAAGCCAATTCGGGGCATCCTGGAATGCCAATGGGTATGGCTGATATAGCAGTCGGTCTGTGGAATGAGCATTTGCAACACAATCCAACCGATCCCCATTGGATGAATCGTGATCGCTTTGTTTTATCTAACGGCCATGGCTCGATGTTGTTGTATTCCTTATTGCATCTCACTGGCTACGACTTGCCCATTGGCGAACTGAAAAACTTCCGTCAGTTGCATAGTAAAACTGCTGGACATCCTGAGTATGGAATTACTCCCGGAGTAGAAACCACTACCGGTCCTTTAGGTCAGGGGATTTCAAACGCGGTTGGCATGGCGCTGGCAGAAAAATTATTAGCTGCGGAATTTAATCGCCCAGGCCACGATATTGTTGATCACTACACCTATGTTTTTTTAGGCGATGGATGTTTGATGGAAGGCATCAGTCATGAAGTGTGTTCATTGGCTGGCACACTCAAACTTAATAAACTCATTGCACTATGGGATGACAACGGCATCTCGATTGATGGCAAAGTGGTTTCTTGGTTTAACGAAGATACGCCAAAACGTTTTGAGGCTTACGGTTGGAACGTCCTTCGCGCTTTGGATGGTCATGATGCAGAAGCTGTATCTAGTGCAATCGCTCAAGCGAAGAAAAGTGACAAACCAACATTGATTTGTTGCAAGACTGCAATTGGTCAGGGCTCTCCGAATATGGCGGGGAGCGATAAGGTGCATGGCTCTCCATTGGGCGCAGCTGAAATTGCTGCAACCCGTGTTGCGTTGAACTGGCCATATGCGCCATTTGAAATTCCAAATGATATTTATGAAGCTTGGGATTTTAAGAAGCGCGGCCAAGCTGCTGAGCATGAGTGGAATAAAGAATTCCAAGCCTACAAAAATAAATACCCAGAGTTAGCTTCTGAATTACAGCGCCGTATGCAAGGTGATTTATCCAAAGACTTCTCTAAGACTTTAGATGCTTATTTAAAAACTTGCGAAACCAAAGCAGAAACAATTGCTACTCGTAAGGCCAGTCAAAATGCGATCGAGGCATTGGCCCCTGAATTGCCAGAGTTCATGGGTGGCTCTGCCGACCTAACAGGATCTAACTTAACGAACTGGTCTTCATGCAAGCCTGTACGTGGTGATCAGTGGGGTAACCACATTAACTATGGTGTGCGCGAATTTGGTATGAGTGCCATCATGAACGGCATCGCTTTACACGGTGGATATATTCCATTCGGCGGCACCTTCTTAACCTTCTCTGATTACAGTCGTAATGCATTACGTATGGCTGCATTGATGAAATTACGTAGTATCTTTGTTTTTACACATGACTCTATTGGCTTGGGTGAAGATGGTCCAACCCATCAGTCTGTTGAGCATGTAGCGAGCTTGCGTCTAATTCCCAATTTAATGGTTTGGCGTCCTTGTGACACTAGTGAGAGTGCGGTTGCATGGGGTGCTGCGATTGAGCGGAAGCATGGCCCAAGCGCTTTGATCTTCAGTCGTCAGAACTGCCCATTTGTTTCACGCAATAGTCAGCAAGTAAAAGAGATTGCCCGCGGTGGCTATGTTTTGCGTGACCCCAAGAAATTAAAGATCAAGGCAGTGATCATTGCTACTGGTTCAGAAATCGCTTTGGCGTTGCAAACAGCGGAGCGTCTAGAGGGTGAGGGTTTTGGTATTCGTGTGGTATCGATTCCATCGACGACAGTATTTGACCAGCAAGACGCTGCATACAAAGCAACAGTTTTGCCAGCGGATATTCCGCGCATTGCTGTTGAGGCAGGCGTAAGTGATTTCTGGTGGAAGTATGGTTGTGCAGCAGTGCATGGGGTTGATACCTTCGGAGAATCTGCGCCAGCACCTGTGCTCTACGAATACTTTGGTTTAACGGTCGATCAGATTGCTAAAACAGTGAAGCAATGTATTGCAAAGAAATAG
- the gap gene encoding type I glyceraldehyde-3-phosphate dehydrogenase has translation MTIRVAINGYGRIGRMVLRALYEDQVNGKPRRDIKIVAINAMGDIDINAHLTQYDSAHGRFPAEVKVDGDCMVVNGDRIKMFSTRNPLETPWGELGVDLVLECSGKFTSKEKAMVHISQGAKKVLISAPGEKDVDATIVYGVNQQVLKPSDVVVSNASCTTNCLAPLVKPLLEKIGIESGLMTTIHAFTNDQVLTDVYHKDMRRARSAVTSMIPTKTGAAKAVGLVLPALAGRFDGFAMRVPVINVSVVDLTFAASRATSVDEVNSILKTASEGELKGILGFNTLPLVSIDFNHDPRPSIYDASQTRVSADGKLVKVLAWYDNEWGYSVQMLNAAEALMAVK, from the coding sequence ATGACAATTCGTGTCGCAATTAACGGTTATGGTCGTATTGGTCGTATGGTCTTACGTGCTTTGTATGAAGATCAAGTCAATGGCAAGCCTAGGCGCGATATCAAAATCGTCGCAATTAACGCAATGGGTGATATCGACATCAATGCACACCTGACGCAATATGATTCTGCGCATGGTCGTTTTCCTGCTGAAGTAAAAGTAGATGGCGATTGCATGGTGGTCAATGGCGATCGCATCAAGATGTTCTCTACTCGTAATCCTTTGGAAACGCCTTGGGGTGAGTTGGGTGTGGATTTAGTGCTTGAGTGTTCAGGTAAATTCACTTCCAAAGAAAAAGCCATGGTGCATATTTCTCAGGGTGCGAAGAAGGTATTGATCTCTGCCCCAGGTGAAAAAGATGTTGATGCCACTATTGTTTATGGTGTGAATCAACAAGTTCTCAAGCCAAGCGATGTTGTTGTTTCTAATGCGAGCTGCACAACCAACTGTTTAGCCCCATTGGTGAAGCCATTGCTAGAAAAAATTGGGATCGAATCTGGTTTGATGACCACGATTCATGCTTTTACCAATGATCAGGTTCTAACTGACGTGTATCACAAGGATATGCGCCGCGCACGTTCTGCGGTGACCAGCATGATTCCAACGAAGACTGGTGCTGCAAAAGCAGTTGGCTTGGTATTGCCAGCTTTAGCAGGGCGCTTTGACGGTTTTGCAATGCGCGTTCCCGTCATCAACGTTTCTGTTGTGGATTTAACCTTCGCTGCCAGCCGCGCTACTAGTGTGGATGAAGTGAACTCCATCCTAAAAACAGCAAGCGAGGGTGAGTTGAAGGGTATTTTGGGTTTCAATACCTTGCCTTTGGTATCCATCGACTTCAACCACGACCCACGCCCCAGTATTTATGATGCTTCCCAGACTCGTGTTTCAGCGGATGGTAAGTTGGTCAAAGTGTTAGCTTGGTATGACAACGAGTGGGGTTATTCAGTTCAAATGCTCAATGCAGCTGAAGCATTGATGGCTGTAAAGTAA
- the fur gene encoding ferric iron uptake transcriptional regulator, translating into MNMNQNPTPADLRDIGLKATGPRMKILDFFHQNGGTHFSAEDVFMALAKNDKEIGLATVYRVLTQFEQAGLLLRSHFESSKGDGRAIYELNEGQHHDHLVCLDCGHVEEFVDEAIEKRQRDIAKNLGFKLQEHSLAMYGHCQKKNCRNKPKP; encoded by the coding sequence ATGAATATGAACCAAAACCCCACTCCAGCGGATTTACGCGACATTGGCCTTAAGGCAACCGGTCCACGCATGAAAATCTTGGACTTTTTTCATCAAAATGGTGGCACGCACTTTAGCGCTGAAGACGTCTTTATGGCCTTGGCCAAGAATGACAAAGAAATTGGTTTAGCTACGGTATATCGGGTGCTCACCCAGTTTGAACAAGCAGGCCTCTTGCTCCGCAGTCATTTTGAGTCTAGCAAAGGGGATGGCAGGGCTATTTATGAACTAAATGAGGGTCAGCACCATGACCACTTGGTCTGCCTCGATTGCGGTCATGTCGAGGAGTTTGTGGATGAGGCTATCGAAAAAAGGCAGCGAGATATTGCTAAAAACCTCGGTTTCAAGCTCCAGGAGCACTCTTTAGCCATGTACGGCCACTGCCAAAAGAAGAATTGCCGCAATAAGCCAAAGCCCTAA
- a CDS encoding outer membrane protein assembly factor BamE, with product MQNCLQLFTRLLNSIFRVCDLARTGLVIAAVSSVMIATGCTSAVDDTQRAWMNKVFRPYVPDVVQGNFISSEQYAKLQVGQSREQVRQILGTPLLASYFHANRWDYVFEFKRANQKMSKERRVTVFFEGDKLVKFQGDALPTDVELVAEIDGYAKTKRSFWEVMTGSNKPPVTPPLQQPELLVPSPTNNLPAGATVPAAPASSSFWDFFSFSKKPSDAQPMPQQLGPGALNVPQANEVK from the coding sequence ATGCAAAATTGCCTTCAACTTTTTACCCGTCTATTGAACTCCATTTTTAGAGTTTGTGACCTCGCTCGGACGGGCTTAGTCATTGCTGCGGTGAGTTCAGTAATGATTGCCACCGGCTGCACCAGCGCAGTTGATGACACACAGCGCGCCTGGATGAATAAAGTCTTTAGACCGTATGTTCCAGATGTGGTGCAGGGCAACTTTATTTCGAGTGAGCAATACGCGAAGTTACAAGTGGGGCAGAGTCGTGAGCAAGTGCGTCAAATTCTAGGTACACCTTTGCTGGCAAGTTATTTCCATGCCAATCGCTGGGACTACGTTTTTGAATTTAAACGCGCTAATCAGAAAATGAGCAAAGAGCGTCGCGTAACGGTATTTTTCGAGGGCGATAAGTTGGTCAAATTCCAGGGCGATGCCTTGCCAACCGATGTTGAGTTGGTTGCCGAGATTGATGGCTATGCAAAAACCAAACGCTCATTCTGGGAGGTCATGACTGGATCGAACAAGCCACCAGTAACCCCACCTTTGCAGCAGCCAGAGTTGCTGGTTCCCAGTCCAACGAATAATTTGCCCGCCGGGGCTACAGTGCCTGCAGCTCCTGCTAGCAGTTCATTTTGGGACTTTTTTAGCTTTTCAAAAAAGCCGTCAGATGCTCAGCCGATGCCTCAACAGTTAGGCCCTGGTGCACTCAATGTCCCGCAGGCTAATGAAGTTAAATAA
- the dapB gene encoding 4-hydroxy-tetrahydrodipicolinate reductase, with translation MKIAIAGATGRMGKMLIEAVLNCTDAELVGALEHESCFLLGEDAGAFLGKKTGVAITSDITKALSSAEFLIDFTRPEGTMAHLAVAQKTNSKMIIGTTGLSLEQIDSLKKASANLAIVFAPNMSVGVNATFKLLEIAAKMLNEGYDIEIVEAHHRHKVDAPSGTALRMGEVIADALGEKLGDVAVYAREGHTGERKAGSIGFATIRGGDIVGDHTVLFAGEGERIEISHKSSSRQSYAQGSLRAARFLQAQGSGLYDMQDVLGLRK, from the coding sequence ATGAAAATCGCAATCGCTGGTGCAACTGGCCGCATGGGAAAAATGTTGATCGAGGCAGTGCTTAATTGCACGGATGCTGAGCTTGTTGGTGCGCTGGAGCATGAGTCTTGCTTTTTGCTTGGTGAAGATGCGGGCGCATTCTTGGGTAAAAAAACTGGCGTAGCCATTACATCGGATATTACGAAGGCTTTGAGTAGTGCTGAGTTTCTCATTGACTTCACTCGCCCAGAAGGCACGATGGCGCATTTGGCTGTGGCGCAAAAGACGAACAGCAAAATGATTATCGGTACTACTGGCCTGAGCCTAGAACAAATTGATAGTCTGAAGAAAGCTTCTGCAAACTTAGCTATCGTATTTGCTCCAAATATGAGTGTAGGTGTCAATGCGACATTTAAGTTGCTAGAGATTGCCGCCAAGATGTTGAATGAAGGTTACGACATTGAAATCGTTGAAGCCCATCACCGTCATAAAGTGGATGCGCCATCTGGTACCGCCCTCAGAATGGGCGAGGTGATTGCTGATGCGCTTGGTGAGAAATTAGGTGATGTTGCGGTATATGCACGCGAAGGTCATACCGGTGAGCGCAAAGCTGGCTCGATTGGTTTTGCCACCATCCGTGGTGGAGATATTGTGGGTGATCACACTGTCTTATTTGCGGGCGAGGGTGAGCGCATTGAGATTAGCCATAAGTCTTCTAGCCGTCAGTCTTATGCACAAGGTTCTTTGCGCGCTGCACGCTTCTTGCAAGCTCAGGGTTCCGGTCTTTATGACATGCAAGATGTTCTTGGCCTGCGTAAGTGA
- the leuS gene encoding leucine--tRNA ligase translates to MSKDYDHRSIEAAARADWESAQAYKVAENAVDASGKLRPKYYACSMLPYPSGKLHMGHVRNYTINDVMARQLRMQGYNVLMPMGWDAFGMPAENAAIQNKVPPAKWTYDNIAYMKKQMAAMGLAIDWSREVATCSPDYYRWNQWLFLKMLEKGIAYRKTQVVNWDPIDQTVLANEQVIDGRGWRSGALVEKREIPGYYFNITAYAEQLLSGLDNLGWPERVKTMQQNWIGKSRGVRFAFKHEIADAHANFVQDGQLYVFTTRADTIMGVTFCAVAAEHPLATLAAANNPELAAFIEKCKTGSVIEADLATQEKEGMFTGLYVTHPLTNEPVPVWVGNYVLMSYGDGAVMGVPAHDERDFAFALKYDLPIKQVITLRTPSDMFNTNHWQDWYAQKDDVVCLNSGKYDGLSYEEAVDAVAQDLEQMGIGEIKTTYRLRDWGISRQRYWGTPIPIIHCGDEQSPGCGAVPVPEEDLPVVLPEDCVPDGSGNPLNKRADFLNVKCPKCGKPARRETDTMDTFVDSSWYFMRYTGPDAKTMVDERNEYWMPMDQYIGGIEHAILHLLYARFWTKVMRDLNLIAFDEPFQNLLTQGMVLNETYYSEEASGKKTWLNPLDVELELDDKGRPQSAKLKGDTAGTQVIIGGVEKMSKSKNNGVDPQALIDQYGADTARLFVMFAAPPEQQLEWSSAGVEGASRFLRRVWMYSSSQADAIRAADTVLPSDLNDAEKELRREVHTILKQANFDYQRRQYNTVVSAAMKMLNVLEPVKLGDKTAVRPAVLRECLSILIRVLYPVVPHLTHALWNEIGCDQSFGTLLDAPWPVVDEAALIQTELTIMLQINGKLRGDIRVPADATKEQIEALALQSEPAVKALNGAAPKKVIVVPGRLINIVA, encoded by the coding sequence ATGAGTAAGGATTACGATCACCGCAGTATTGAAGCTGCTGCACGAGCTGATTGGGAAAGTGCGCAGGCTTATAAGGTAGCCGAGAACGCAGTAGATGCTTCCGGTAAGCTGAGACCAAAATACTACGCCTGTTCTATGTTGCCTTATCCATCCGGTAAGTTGCATATGGGTCACGTTCGCAACTACACCATCAATGATGTCATGGCGAGACAGTTGCGCATGCAGGGCTATAACGTTCTCATGCCGATGGGCTGGGATGCGTTTGGCATGCCCGCTGAAAATGCAGCGATTCAGAATAAAGTACCGCCAGCGAAATGGACCTACGACAACATCGCTTATATGAAAAAGCAAATGGCGGCGATGGGTCTAGCAATTGATTGGTCACGCGAAGTGGCTACTTGCAGCCCCGATTACTATCGCTGGAATCAATGGCTCTTTTTAAAGATGCTTGAAAAGGGCATTGCTTATCGCAAGACTCAAGTGGTTAACTGGGATCCAATCGATCAAACTGTATTGGCAAATGAGCAAGTGATTGATGGGCGCGGCTGGCGCTCTGGCGCTCTAGTTGAAAAGCGTGAGATCCCAGGCTATTACTTCAATATCACCGCCTATGCAGAGCAATTACTTTCTGGTCTAGATAATTTAGGTTGGCCTGAGCGCGTCAAGACCATGCAGCAGAATTGGATTGGTAAGAGTCGTGGTGTGCGGTTTGCGTTTAAGCATGAGATTGCCGATGCGCATGCTAACTTTGTTCAAGATGGTCAGTTGTATGTATTTACGACACGTGCTGACACCATCATGGGTGTTACTTTCTGCGCTGTTGCAGCTGAACATCCATTGGCAACATTGGCAGCTGCCAATAATCCCGAGTTAGCTGCATTTATTGAGAAATGTAAAACAGGTAGCGTGATTGAAGCTGATCTAGCCACTCAAGAAAAAGAAGGCATGTTCACCGGCTTGTATGTGACGCATCCACTGACTAATGAGCCGGTGCCAGTTTGGGTTGGTAATTATGTCTTGATGTCATATGGCGATGGCGCTGTTATGGGTGTGCCCGCACACGATGAGCGCGACTTTGCATTTGCCCTCAAATATGACTTACCGATTAAGCAAGTGATTACTTTGCGTACTCCATCAGATATGTTTAACACCAACCACTGGCAAGATTGGTATGCCCAGAAGGATGATGTTGTTTGCCTTAATAGCGGTAAGTACGATGGACTATCCTATGAAGAGGCAGTTGATGCAGTAGCTCAAGATTTAGAGCAAATGGGTATTGGAGAAATCAAAACCACTTACCGTTTGCGCGATTGGGGTATCTCTCGTCAGCGTTATTGGGGAACGCCGATTCCGATTATTCATTGTGGTGATGAGCAGAGCCCTGGTTGTGGCGCTGTACCAGTTCCTGAGGAGGATTTGCCTGTCGTATTGCCTGAAGATTGTGTGCCGGATGGTAGCGGTAACCCGCTCAACAAGCGTGCTGACTTCCTGAATGTGAAGTGTCCAAAATGCGGTAAGCCTGCACGTCGCGAGACTGACACCATGGATACCTTTGTAGATTCTTCTTGGTACTTCATGCGCTATACCGGTCCAGATGCAAAGACCATGGTTGATGAGCGTAATGAATACTGGATGCCGATGGATCAGTACATCGGCGGTATTGAGCATGCGATTTTGCATTTACTCTATGCGCGCTTCTGGACAAAGGTTATGCGTGATCTCAATCTCATTGCATTTGATGAGCCGTTCCAAAACTTGTTGACGCAAGGGATGGTGCTCAATGAGACTTATTACTCTGAAGAAGCTTCGGGTAAAAAGACTTGGTTAAATCCTTTGGATGTAGAGCTCGAGCTCGATGATAAAGGTCGCCCTCAAAGCGCCAAGCTGAAAGGCGATACCGCTGGCACGCAAGTCATTATTGGTGGCGTTGAGAAGATGTCTAAGAGTAAAAATAATGGCGTTGATCCTCAAGCTTTGATTGATCAATACGGCGCAGACACTGCACGCCTCTTTGTGATGTTTGCTGCTCCTCCTGAGCAGCAGCTTGAGTGGTCTAGTGCTGGTGTAGAAGGTGCCTCACGTTTCTTACGTCGTGTTTGGATGTATTCCAGTAGTCAGGCGGATGCAATCCGTGCTGCCGATACAGTGTTGCCAAGCGATTTAAATGATGCTGAAAAAGAATTGCGTCGTGAAGTGCATACCATTCTGAAGCAAGCTAACTTTGACTATCAGCGTCGCCAATACAACACAGTAGTTTCTGCAGCGATGAAGATGTTAAATGTCTTGGAGCCTGTAAAGCTCGGTGATAAGACTGCAGTGCGACCTGCTGTATTGCGTGAGTGCTTGAGTATTTTGATTCGGGTGCTTTACCCAGTAGTACCTCACTTGACCCATGCTCTCTGGAATGAGATTGGGTGCGATCAATCATTTGGCACTCTTTTGGATGCGCCATGGCCTGTAGTAGATGAAGCTGCGCTGATTCAAACAGAGTTGACCATCATGTTGCAAATTAATGGTAAGTTACGTGGCGATATACGTGTTCCTGCGGATGCAACTAAAGAGCAAATTGAGGCTTTGGCATTACAAAGTGAGCCAGCTGTAAAAGCATTAAATGGCGCAGCACCTAAAAAGGTGATTGTGGTTCCGGGCCGCTTGATTAACATTGTTGCCTAG
- the lptE gene encoding LPS assembly lipoprotein LptE, which yields MRVNHLRRTMLGFLALAPVSGLIACGYRLRGMVDLPFKVIAITGSPSPPLRADLQAAILTGTDAKVAINPKDADLILEITSDLNGREILAYNSNGQVSAYRLNIRVGFRAYDDAGADVVSEAEIYMTRDMDFSVSTVLATDVQMQQFLSLMRRDLAVQILRRVSASARAPQARRF from the coding sequence ATGCGCGTAAATCACCTTCGACGTACCATGCTTGGGTTTCTGGCCTTGGCTCCAGTTAGTGGTTTGATTGCCTGCGGCTATCGTTTGCGTGGCATGGTCGATTTACCCTTTAAAGTAATCGCAATTACTGGCAGCCCATCACCACCTTTACGTGCGGATTTGCAAGCGGCTATTTTGACGGGTACGGATGCGAAGGTGGCAATCAATCCTAAAGATGCGGATCTCATTTTAGAAATTACCAGCGATCTTAATGGTCGTGAGATCTTGGCTTACAACTCAAATGGTCAAGTGTCCGCCTACCGTCTAAATATCCGTGTTGGATTTAGGGCATATGACGATGCTGGAGCCGATGTTGTGTCTGAGGCGGAGATTTATATGACTCGCGATATGGATTTCTCGGTGTCTACCGTTTTGGCGACCGACGTCCAAATGCAGCAATTTCTATCTTTGATGCGCAGAGATCTTGCGGTACAAATTCTGCGTCGTGTTTCTGCATCTGCTCGAGCACCACAGGCTCGAAGATTCTAA
- the holA gene encoding DNA polymerase III subunit delta, producing the protein MVKSDALQVHLKSLNSATSLKPLYIFSGDEPLLMMEAMDQLRATAKKMGYTDREVLLQERGFDWSALLSAGQTMSLFGDKRWVELRIPTGKPGRDGADALKQFSAQIESQSVGSEGPDTIFCIILPRLDGKTKTSAWFSALDEAGMAIQLDSLDRAQLPQWIAGRLKKQGQEVQSGSDGQRALAFIAEQVEGNLIAAHQEIQKLGLLHPAGVLTEEQIRSAILKVARYNVFELTEAMLAGDLPRLNRMLDGLKGEGEPLVLILWSVTEELRILSKLKAASDAGESVQNLMRTNRIWGNKERLYPVALKRVQPLRLRRAMQVAAGLDRQAKGLYAAELPADPWDGLRLVGNLLR; encoded by the coding sequence ATGGTTAAGAGTGATGCCCTACAGGTACATTTGAAGTCGCTCAATTCAGCTACTTCATTAAAGCCCCTTTACATATTTAGTGGTGATGAACCTCTTTTGATGATGGAGGCGATGGACCAATTGCGTGCCACTGCCAAAAAAATGGGTTACACCGATCGTGAAGTCTTATTACAAGAGCGCGGGTTTGATTGGAGTGCTTTGTTAAGTGCTGGTCAGACCATGTCTTTATTTGGAGATAAGCGCTGGGTTGAGTTACGTATACCGACAGGCAAACCTGGACGTGATGGTGCTGATGCGCTGAAGCAATTTTCTGCCCAAATTGAGTCTCAATCGGTAGGCTCTGAAGGCCCTGATACGATTTTTTGCATCATCTTGCCTAGATTGGATGGTAAGACCAAAACCTCTGCTTGGTTTAGCGCCCTAGATGAGGCGGGTATGGCCATTCAATTGGACTCCTTAGATCGTGCGCAATTGCCGCAATGGATTGCGGGGCGCCTAAAGAAACAGGGCCAAGAAGTGCAGTCAGGCTCAGACGGCCAACGCGCCTTAGCCTTTATTGCAGAGCAGGTGGAGGGCAACCTGATCGCTGCCCATCAAGAAATTCAGAAGTTGGGTTTGTTGCATCCCGCTGGCGTTCTTACTGAGGAACAAATTCGGTCGGCTATTTTGAAGGTGGCACGGTATAACGTCTTTGAGTTGACTGAAGCTATGTTAGCTGGCGATCTACCTCGCCTCAATCGTATGTTAGATGGCCTTAAAGGTGAGGGTGAGCCCCTGGTTCTGATTCTGTGGAGCGTAACTGAAGAGCTTCGGATACTATCAAAACTGAAAGCAGCAAGCGATGCTGGGGAGTCTGTACAGAACTTAATGCGCACTAACCGGATCTGGGGCAATAAAGAGCGTTTATATCCTGTGGCCCTAAAGCGAGTTCAGCCTTTGAGGTTGCGCAGGGCAATGCAGGTGGCTGCAGGTTTGGATCGTCAGGCCAAAGGATTGTATGCGGCGGAACTACCAGCAGATCCTTGGGATGGCTTGCGCTTGGTAGGTAATTTATTACGCTAG